The following proteins come from a genomic window of Kitasatospora sp. NBC_01246:
- the bfr gene encoding bacterioferritin: protein MKGDTEVIEFLNEQLTAELTAINQYFLHAKMQENNGWTKLAKYTRHESFDEMKHAEVLTDRILFLDGLPNYQRLFHVRIGQTVKEMFEADRQVEVEAIDRLKRGIVVMRAKNDVTSANIFEDILADEEHHIDYLDTQLELLEKLGEALYLAQLIEQPES, encoded by the coding sequence ATGAAGGGCGACACCGAGGTCATCGAATTCCTCAACGAGCAGCTCACCGCCGAGCTGACCGCCATCAACCAGTACTTCCTGCACGCGAAGATGCAGGAGAACAACGGCTGGACGAAGCTCGCCAAGTACACCCGGCACGAGTCCTTCGACGAGATGAAGCACGCCGAGGTGCTCACCGACCGGATCCTCTTCCTGGACGGGCTGCCCAACTACCAGCGGCTCTTCCACGTCCGGATCGGCCAGACCGTCAAGGAGATGTTCGAGGCGGACCGCCAGGTCGAGGTCGAGGCGATCGACCGGCTGAAGCGCGGGATCGTGGTCATGCGGGCCAAGAACGACGTCACCTCGGCGAACATCTTCGAGGACATCCTGGCCGACGAGGAGCACCACATCGACTACCTCGACACCCAGCTGGAACTGCTGGAGAAGCTCGGGGAGGCGCTCTACCTCGCCCAGCTGATCGAGCAGCCGGAGTCCTGA
- a CDS encoding (2Fe-2S)-binding protein → MYVCMCHAVTEAQVKKEIDAGANTPRQIARGCKAGTDCGSCVRRIQALLGEHGARPCPTARLAAKLGLADDQEAEPRDGAQAPAVLPARPLRAA, encoded by the coding sequence ATGTACGTGTGCATGTGCCATGCGGTCACCGAGGCCCAGGTGAAGAAGGAGATCGACGCGGGTGCCAACACCCCGCGCCAGATAGCCCGGGGCTGCAAGGCCGGTACCGACTGCGGCTCCTGCGTCCGACGGATCCAGGCGCTGCTCGGTGAGCACGGCGCACGGCCCTGCCCGACCGCCCGGCTGGCGGCCAAGCTGGGGCTGGCCGACGACCAGGAGGCCGAACCGCGGGACGGGGCCCAGGCGCCGGCCGTCCTGCCGGCCCGGCCGCTGCGCGCGGCCTGA
- a CDS encoding class II 3-deoxy-7-phosphoheptulonate synthase, which produces MTVTNPHPWQSLPAAQQPEWPDHEALRKTLAELASYPPLVFAGECDQLRARLGAVARGEAFLLQGGDCAEAFDGVSAEHIRNKLKTLLQMAAVLTYAASVPVVKVGRIAGQYSKPRSKSTETRDGVTLPVYRGDSVNGFDFTPESRNPDPERLKRMYNASAATLNLVRAFTTGGYADLRQVHAWNQDFVRNSPAGQRYEQLAREIDNALAFMNACGVAPEEFKTVEFYSSHEALILDYETALTRVDSRTGELYDVSGHMVWIGERTRQLDHAHIEFASRIRNPIGVKLGPTTSVDEALTLIEKLDPEREPGRLTFITRMGAGKIREHLPTLVEKVTASGAQPVWICDPMHGNTFEASSGHKTRRFDDVLDEVKGFFEVHRGLGTHPGGIHVELTGDDVTECVGGGDEVLVDDLHQRYETACDPRLNRSQSLDLAFLVAEMYRGGN; this is translated from the coding sequence GTGACCGTGACGAATCCCCACCCCTGGCAGTCCCTGCCCGCGGCGCAGCAGCCTGAATGGCCGGACCACGAGGCTCTGCGCAAGACCCTTGCGGAGCTCGCCTCCTATCCGCCGCTCGTCTTCGCGGGCGAGTGCGACCAGCTGCGCGCCCGGCTCGGTGCCGTGGCGCGTGGTGAGGCGTTCCTCCTGCAGGGCGGTGACTGCGCCGAGGCCTTCGACGGTGTCTCGGCCGAGCACATCCGGAACAAGCTGAAGACCCTGCTGCAGATGGCGGCCGTGCTGACGTACGCCGCCTCCGTCCCCGTGGTGAAGGTCGGCCGGATCGCCGGCCAGTACTCCAAGCCGCGCTCCAAGTCGACCGAGACCCGCGACGGCGTGACGCTGCCGGTCTACCGGGGCGACTCGGTGAACGGCTTCGACTTCACTCCCGAGTCCCGGAACCCGGACCCGGAGCGCCTGAAGCGGATGTACAACGCCTCCGCCGCGACGCTCAACCTGGTCCGCGCCTTCACCACCGGCGGGTACGCCGACCTGCGCCAGGTGCACGCCTGGAACCAGGACTTCGTGCGCAACTCGCCGGCCGGCCAGCGCTACGAGCAGCTCGCCCGCGAGATCGACAACGCGCTGGCGTTCATGAACGCCTGCGGCGTGGCGCCGGAGGAGTTCAAGACCGTCGAGTTCTACTCCTCGCACGAGGCGCTGATCCTCGACTACGAGACCGCGCTGACCCGCGTGGACTCGCGGACCGGCGAGCTGTACGACGTCTCCGGCCACATGGTCTGGATCGGCGAGCGCACCCGCCAGCTGGACCACGCGCACATCGAGTTCGCGTCCAGGATCCGCAACCCGATCGGGGTGAAGCTCGGCCCGACCACCTCGGTCGACGAGGCGCTCACCCTGATCGAGAAGCTGGACCCGGAGCGCGAGCCCGGCCGGCTCACCTTCATCACCCGGATGGGCGCGGGCAAGATCCGCGAGCACCTGCCCACCCTGGTGGAGAAGGTCACCGCCTCCGGCGCCCAGCCGGTCTGGATCTGCGACCCGATGCACGGCAACACCTTCGAGGCCTCCAGCGGCCACAAGACCCGCCGCTTCGACGACGTGCTCGACGAGGTCAAGGGCTTCTTCGAGGTGCACCGCGGCCTCGGCACCCATCCGGGCGGCATCCACGTGGAGCTGACCGGCGACGACGTCACCGAGTGCGTCGGCGGCGGCGACGAGGTCCTGGTCGACGACCTGCACCAGCGCTACGAGACGGCCTGCGACCCGCGGCTCAACCGCAGCCAGTCGCTGGACCTGGCCTTCCTGGTGGCCGAGATGTACCGCGGCGGCAACTGA